In the Helianthus annuus cultivar XRQ/B chromosome 11, HanXRQr2.0-SUNRISE, whole genome shotgun sequence genome, one interval contains:
- the LOC110929257 gene encoding putative pentatricopeptide repeat-containing protein At3g15200 yields MQPRIRQFISSQKFHIFSKPKQKSVPRFQLFHNQTRNSENFSEADHDIIQSPAPNPDEYSTISIKALEIQDLLKQINRQNPENEVEQAFTRLKLTLNEDLVLNVLRRHRSDWKSAYVFFNWVSISSGYSPGTGSYNEILDILGKMKRFNEVHQVLDEMSKRNKSLINERTYGIVVNRYAAAHMIEEATQFFYKRVEFGLDLDLIAFQTLLISLCRYKHVEAAEFLFHSKKHEFRHNIKTMNIILNGWCVLGSLREAKRFWNDIITSKYKPDRFTYGIFINSLAKAGKISTAVKLFQAMWAKGCTPDVAICNCIIDGLCFKKRIPEALEIIKEMNEKECCPDVATYNTLIKHLCKIRRMEKVNELLNEMTQKGGDCAPNARTYGYLLNSAKKPDEVVKILEVMERNGCKMTEDTCNLLLRLFMGWGDDKRVESTWVEMERNGLGPDQRSYTIMVHGLYDKGRLKEAMVYYKRMISKGMVAEPRTKLLVDAINIKLNNKDHKNGQNI; encoded by the coding sequence ATGCAACCCAGAATCCGGCAGTTCATTTCGTCCCAGAAATTTCACATCTTTTCCAAACCCAAACAGAAATCAGTTCCAAGATTCCAACTTTTTCACAATCAAACTCGAAATTCAGAGAATTTCAGTGAAGCCGATCACGATATTATTCAGTCACCTGCACCAAATCCGGACGAATACTCAACAATTAGCATCAAAGCCCTTGAAATCCAAGACCTTCTCAAGCAAATTAACCGGCAGAATCCAGAAAATGAAGTCGAACAAGCTTTTACTCGATTGAAGCTGACACTTAATGAAGATTTAGTGCTTAATGTGCTTCGTAGGCACCGTTCTGATTGGAAATCAGCTTATGTATTCTTCAATTGGGTGTCTATTTCAAGTGGGTATTCACCTGGAACAGGATCTTACAACGAAATTCTTGACATTTTAGGCAAAATGAAGCGGTTTAATGAGGTACACCAAGTGCTCGACGAAATGTCTAAGAGAAATAAAAGCTTGATTAATGAAAGAACGTATGGTATTGTGGTAAATAGGTATGCTGCAGCTCATATGATAGAAGAAGCCACTCAGTTTTTCTACAAGAGGGTAGAGTTTGGTCTTGATCTTGATTTAATAGCTTTTCAGACACTTTTGATATCGTTGTGTCGTTATAAGCATGTCGAGGCTGCAGAGTTTTTGTTTCATTCGAAAAAGCATGAGTTTCGGCATAATATTAAGACCATGAACATTATTCTTAACGGATGGTGTGTTTTGGGTAGTTTACGCGAAGCGAAAAGGTTTTGGAATGATATTATTACGTCGAAATACAAGCCGGATAGGTTTACGTACGGGATATTTATCAATTCGTTAGCGAAGGCTGGCAAGATTAGTACAGCGGTTAAGTTGTTTCAAGCCATGTGGGCGAAAGGTTGCACCCCGGATGTGGCTATCTGCAACTGCATTATCGACGGGTTATGTTTCAAGAAACGCATCCCGGAAGCTCTTGAAATAATCAAAGAAATGAACGAAAAAGAGTGTTGTCCAGACGTTGCGACGTACAACACGTTGATCAAACACCTATGCAAGATTCGAAGAATGGAGAAGGTGAACGAGCTTTTGAACGAGATGACACAAAAGGGTGGCGATTGTGCACCGAACGCTAGAACTTACGGGTACTTGTTAAACTCTGCGAAGAAGCCGGATGAAGTTGTGAAAATCTTGGAGGTAATGGAGAGAAACGGTTGTAAGATGACGGAGGATACTTGTAATCTGTTGTTGAGGCTTTTTATGGGTTGGGGTGATGATAAACGGGTTGAATCGACTTGGGTTGAGATGGAGAGAAACGGGTTGGGCCCGGATCAGAGATCGTACACAATTATGGTGCACGGGCTCTACGACAAGGGGCGGTTAAAGGAAGCTATGGTGTATTATAAGAGGATGATATCAAAAGGAATGGTTGCAGAGCCAAGAACCAAGTTATTAGTTGATGCTATTAATATCAAGTTGAATAATAAAGATCACAAAAATGGTCAAAACATTTAG